AGACATGGCTCCGGAAGCCCACGGTTACCTGGGAGCGCTCGGTGTTCTCCAGGTAGGTGAGCAGCTGGTGCATGAACGCGACAACCTGGGGGTTCTCCGTGGAGGCCTGGCCCTGAAGCTCGGTCAGGGCCGTGGCGAACAGCTGGTGGATGCGGGACTGCACCTCCGCGTCCACGCTGGAGCGGGGGTATCTCCTGCGGAAGCGGCGCAGCTCGGTGACGGTGTTGGCGGGCAGCTCCTGGAGCGCCACCGCGGGGAGCAACCGCTCTCGCACCTCCGCGTCCACCACCGAGCCCGGGTAACGCTGGAGGAACTCATTCAACCCGTCGACGGTACGGGGGGTGGCCTTGAGCGCGGCGCGGGGCTTGCGCTCGAGGCGGGCCTCCTCGCTCTTGGGCGACATGGGCCAGAACGAAGTGAACTCCCTCCAGCACTTCTCGGTGTCCACCCGCTCGCATTCCTGAAAGCCGAATTGCAGGCCGAGCTCCCTCGCCTCCTCTGCGTGGCGCCCGCCGTACGAGGCGTGGCGGGTGAGCGCTCTGCCCGTGCTGTCCGCCTTGGCCGCCTCGAAGGCGGCGTCGTCGCTGAGGCGGTTGCGCACCCACCAGAGGCTGGAGCCCACCCCCAGGCTGAGCGCGAACGCGAGCCCGAGGAGGATGGGCTGCCGCAACCCTCTTGGCGGCTCCCGGATGAGCGGGCCTCCGCCAGCGTCATCCGCCGGGGCCTTGTCCTGGAGCGCCTCGAGGCCTCCTGGCTGGGAGCGCACCTCGAAGAACAGATCGCTCTCGTGTCCGGTGCTCTCGTCCTGTGAAGCCGTCCCCGAGGCTCCTTGCGTGTGCAGTTGCTGGAGCCGGCTGAACTGGGCTTGGGCCTGGGCCTGATCGCGGAGCTGGAACTTCTGGGCGCCGTGGTGGAAGCGCAACGTGAGGGTGGAGTGCCTGTAGTTGCCGCGCGAGTGGTGGTGCACCACCTCGACCCCGGCCAGCTCACTCAGGGGGATGATGCGCAGTGGCCGGGCGCTGGCATCGACGAAGTCCCGGGGGAACACGTAGCGCCCAGGGTGAAAGGGCGGTGTCCCTCGCCACTTCTTCTGGAAGAGCAGCAGGAGCACGGCGGCGAGGAAGAAGAACACGGCGCCGACGTACAGGATGATGAGCCCTTCGTGCTGGAGCTCCCCATGGCCGAAGTTGCTCTTCACCAGCCCGTAGAGGACCAGGAGGCAGAGGGCGCCGAGCCCGGCCCACGGCAGCACGGAGCCGCCGCGGGCACCGGGAGCGGCCACGAGGGGGGCCAACGTGGGCGTGGGGCCGGTGCTGTTGACGAGCCGCTCGCGCGTGACGCGAGGAAGGGCATTGAAATCGACGAGGATTTCGCGGTTCATGAAGGAGTGAGTCCGCAGGTTGGAAAATGATGCAGTCTAACCACACTGACGAACACTTCTCGCCACCGCTCCCGGTGGCCCTGGCCCCGCGGTAGTATGGGCGCATGTCCAAAGGCCCACCAGGACGTGCAGGCACGGTTGAGACGGCCCGCTCCACGCTCGATGACGCACAGCTCGAGCAGTTCATCCGGGATGGCTTTGTCCGGATCAACGAGGCGTTCCCTCGTGAGCTCGCGGAGGAAGGGCTCGCCATCCTCTGGAGGGATACGGGCTGTGCTCCCAACGAGCCAAGGACGTGGACCCGGCCCGTCATTCGTCTCGGAGGCTATGCACAGGAACCCTTCGCCAAGGCGGTGAACACGCCCGTGCTTCGCACGGCGTTCGACCAGCTCGTCGGGGCAGGGCGTTGGGCTCCCCGTTTCAGTCTCGGCACCTTCCCGGTGCGGTTTCCAAGCCCCGAGGATCCAGGCGACGCGGGCTGGCACGTGGACGCGAGCTATCCGGGGGGAGATCCCACCGACTTCTTCTCCTATCGCATCAACGTTCATTCCAAGGAGCGCGCGCTCCTGATGCTCTTCCTGTTCTCGGATGTCGGCGAAGACGATGCTCCTACCCGTATCCGGGTGGGCTCCCATCTCGACGTGGCGCGGATTCTGGAACCCGCGGGCGAAGCAGGCCTGTTGTTCATGGAGCTGGCCGGGAAGCTGGACAGGACGGCCGGGCGGCCCGAGGCCTTGGCGACTGGAGCGGCGGGCACGGTGTACCTCTGCCATCCCTTCCTCGTTCATTCCGCGCAGCCCCATCACGGCAAGACACCCCGTTTCATGGCGCAACCTCCGCTGCTCCTGGCGGAGCCTCTCCGTCTCGAGCGGGAGGACAGCGGCTATTCGCCGGTGGAGCTCGCCATCAAGCAAGGGCTTGGGGGGCGCTCGTAAGGCGCTTGCCCACCACCGAGCTGGTCGAGCCCGCGGGGAACGTGACCGTCGGGCCCCAGGAGATGACCGCGCCGGAGTGCTGCACCTCGTAGGCGGCCCCGGCCACGTCCCGCACCGCGTCGCCGCGCGTGTGCGGCTCGTGGGCGGCCTGGTGCAACGTCATCGCCAGCGCCTGAGTCAGCGGCTGAGCGCTGAAGCGCACGGAGCTGAGGACCCGGTAGGGGAGCGTCTGGTCGGACATCGCGCCTCCCATCCTGGTGAGGAGCGCCGGGCGTGACCCGCTCCTTGATTAAACCTGAAATTCGAGTTATTCAATAATAAAAAACTTAATCCGTAAGAATCGACTACCGTCCACCCCCCCTGGCACCCGAAAGGATGTCTCAGAATGCGCTCGTCTTGCCGTTCCGCTGCGTTGGCAGCCGTCTCCGCGCTCGTCTCGTTCTTCGCACTCACGCCGTCTGCGCATGCCGACTGGACCTTCTACAGGACCGGGCCGCACACCGGGGCCTGCTGGGTCAAGGTGAACGCGTACGGTGGTGTCTATCAGGTCAGCAACGTCCTGCTGAATGGGACGGGCGCCTCGCACACCGCCACGGTGCAGAACTTCCGTCCGGGAGTCGGGCTGCAGTCCAGTCAGACCTACACCGCGGCGCCGGGAGAGTGGAAGGGCGGCGACATCGTCCACGTGGCCATCGTCCCCGGCGATGAGTTCCGGTACTACCTCAACGGCACGCTTGTGGCGGGCATCCCGGCAGGCGGCATCCCCTTCTACATGCAGCACTGCAAGGTGGTGGAGTCGCCTTCCGTCAAGGTCCGCCAGGCCATCTCCTACGGTCTCGCC
The sequence above is drawn from the Archangium gephyra genome and encodes:
- a CDS encoding phytanoyl-CoA dioxygenase family protein; translation: MSKGPPGRAGTVETARSTLDDAQLEQFIRDGFVRINEAFPRELAEEGLAILWRDTGCAPNEPRTWTRPVIRLGGYAQEPFAKAVNTPVLRTAFDQLVGAGRWAPRFSLGTFPVRFPSPEDPGDAGWHVDASYPGGDPTDFFSYRINVHSKERALLMLFLFSDVGEDDAPTRIRVGSHLDVARILEPAGEAGLLFMELAGKLDRTAGRPEALATGAAGTVYLCHPFLVHSAQPHHGKTPRFMAQPPLLLAEPLRLEREDSGYSPVELAIKQGLGGRS
- a CDS encoding NlpC/P60 family protein; the encoded protein is MRSSCRSAALAAVSALVSFFALTPSAHADWTFYRTGPHTGACWVKVNAYGGVYQVSNVLLNGTGASHTATVQNFRPGVGLQSSQTYTAAPGEWKGGDIVHVAIVPGDEFRYYLNGTLVAGIPAGGIPFYMQHCKVVESPSVKVRQAISYGLAALDAVYTGACAGSYRFGAAPTYGMWHYGSSCGSGQGNYYQPAGVRGFDCSGLVYKMFQHAGVYFPWQSSSAMKSGIPQISKAYIQVGDLLVKNGHVAVYLGDGDGDGVPSVLEATPEWTNPDGSKTGVIISDAFKYLNDSAYTAHRVPGI